The following are from one region of the Carassius auratus strain Wakin chromosome 13, ASM336829v1, whole genome shotgun sequence genome:
- the LOC113112472 gene encoding atlastin-1-like: MARDKKDRDSWGSFVDKNVYDWSSEEEETDGRARPVQVLVVKDDHTFELDEAALSKILLAEEVRDREVVAISVAGAFRKGKSFLMDFMLRYMYSQASDEWLGDPDEPLTGFSWRGGSERETTGIQIWSEVFLVDKPDGSKAAVLLMDTQGTFDSQSTLRDSATVFALSTMISSMQVYNISQNVQEDDLQHLQLFTEYGRLAMEETFLKPFQSMIFLVRDWSFPYEFPYGQEGGMKFLEKRLKISENQHEELQNVRKHIHSCFTNVSCFLMPHPGLKVATNPHFDGRLKEIDQEFINNLQVLVLWLLSPKNLDVKEINGSKITCRGLLEYFKAYIKIYQGEELPHPKSMLQATAEANNLAAVAAAKDLYNKKMEEVSGGDRPFLAPSELQARHLNIRDEALTLFRSVKKMGGEEFSRRYLQQLEAEIDELFVQYIKHNDSKNIFHAARTPATLFVVIFVMYVAAGITGFVGVDIIASICNMVLGFALITLCTWAYIRYSGEYRELGAVIDQVAGALWDQGSTNEALYKLYSVAANHRQLCNHAFPGHQTDQQPEQDKKQN; the protein is encoded by the exons ATGGCACGAGACAAAAAGGACAGAGACAGCTGGG GGTCTTTCGTGGATAAAAACGTGTATGACTGGAGCtcagaggaggaggagacagacGGACGGGCACGTCCCGTGCAGGTGTTGGTGGTGAAAGACGACCACACGTTTGAGCTGGACGAGGCTGCGCTCAGTAAGATCCTGCTGGCTGAAGAGGTCAGAGACAGAGAGGTAGTGGCCATCTCTGTGGCAGGAGCCTTCCGCAAGGGCAAATCCTTCCTCATGGACTTCATGCTGCGTTACATGTACAGCCAG GCCAGTGATGAGTGGCTGGGAGACCCGGACGAGCCACTGACGGGATTCTCATGGAGAGGAGGGTCAGAGCGGGAGACCACTGGCATTCAGATCTGGAGTGAAGTCTTCCTGGTGGACAAACCAGATGGTAGCAAG GCGGCAGTGCTGCTGATGGATACTCAGGGGACCTTTGACAGCCAGTCCACTCTCCGTGACTCAGCTACTGTATTTGCCCTCAGTACCATGATCAGCTCTATGCAG gtgTACAACATATCTCAGAATGTTCAGGAAGATGATCTTCAGCATCTGCAG CTTTTCACTGAATACGGCAGACTGGCCATGGAAGAAACATTCCTCAAACCATTTCag TCGATGATCTTTCTGGTGCGGGACTGGAGCTTTCCATATGAGTTTCCCTATGGACAGGAAGGAGGAATGAAATTTCTGGAGAAAAGATTGAAG ATCTCAGAGAATCAACACGAGGAGCTGCAGAACGTGAGGAAACACATCCATTCCTGCTTCACCAACGTCTCCTGCTTCCTCATGCCACACCCGGGACTCAAGGTGGCCACAAACCCACACTTTGACGGCAGATTGAAGG AGATTGATCAAGAGTTTATCAATAATCTACAAGTGCTTGTTCTGTGGTTACTAAGCCCCAAAAATCTGGATGTAAAGGAGATAAACGGAAGCAAAATCACCTGCCGTGGACTTCTGGAGTACTTCAAG GCATATATCAAGATTTACCAGGGAGAGGAGCTGCCACATCCGAAATCCATGTTACAG gCCACAGCGGAAGCAAATAATCTGGCCGCAGTGGCTGCAGCTAAAGATCTTTACAACAAGAAGATGGAGGAG GTGAGTGGAGGAGATCGGCCTTTCCTTGCACCGAGCGAGCTACAGGCGCGTCACTTGAACATCCGTGATGAGGCGTTGACGTTGTTTCGTAGCGTGAAGAAAATGGGTGGGGAGGAGTTCAGCCGGCGTTACCTGCAGCAGCTGGAGGCGGAGATCGATGAGCTGTTTGTGCAGTACATCAAACACAATGACTCCAAGAACATCTTCCACGCGGCACGAACACCCGCGACGCTGTTCGTGGTGATCTTTGTGATGTACGTGGCCGCAGGGATCACGGGGTTCGTGGGTGTTGACATCATCGCAAGCATCTGCAACATGGTGTTGGGCTTCGCTCTCATCACTCTGTGCACCTGGGCGTACATCCGCTACTCAGGAGAATACAGAGAACTGGGCGCCGTCATTGACCAGGTGGCCGGAGCGCTGTGGGACCAG GGAAGCACTAATGAG GCTCTGTATAAGCTGTACAGTGTAGCGGCAAACCACAGGCAGTTGTGTAATCACGCCTTCCCTGGACACCAGACTGACCAACAGCCTGAGCAGGACAAGAAACAAAACTGA